A single Cucumis melo cultivar AY chromosome 4, USDA_Cmelo_AY_1.0, whole genome shotgun sequence DNA region contains:
- the LOC103502782 gene encoding uncharacterized protein LOC103502782 isoform X2, whose protein sequence is MDRYQKVEKPKPESPINENEIRITSQGAIRNYITYASTLLQEKRVREIVLKAMGQAISKAVAIAEILKKRISRLHQETAISSVSITDVWEPIEEGLVPVEMTRHVSMISITLSNGELNKNSPGYQAPHFVEQTKQQYNNQQPLPQPPPPRQPRVYHNAVNEDPYGQGRGRGRGRGRGWGRGGYGNYQGGYGNYQGGYGHYQGGYGHYQGGSDNYQGGPGYYQDNGGYSNWGRGGGRSRGWAYRGAGYERGRGGGRGYGRGRGRMGGRTRGGGGNQA, encoded by the exons ATGGATAGATACCAGAAGGTCGAGAAACCCAAACCCGAATCACCCATTAACGAAAATGAGATCCGAATCACTAGTCAAGGTGCCATTCGTAACTACATCACCTATGCTTCTACACTTCTTCAG gaaaaacgtgtcagagagatCGTCTTAAAAGCAATGGGTCAGGCAATCAGTAAAGCAGTGGCTATTGCAGAAATTCTAAAG AAGAGAATATCACGGTTGCATCAAGAAACTGCTATCAGCTCAGTTAGCATAACCGATGTATGGGAACCCATTGAGGAAGGTCTTGTACC GGTGGAGATGACTCGTCATGTCTCAATGATTTCAATTACATTATCCAATGGAGAGCTAAATAAAAATTCTCCAGG GTATCAAGCTCCACACTTTGTGGAACAGACAAAGCAACAATATAACAATCAGCAGCCGCTGCCACAACCACCACCACCCAGACAACCACGTGTTTATCACAATGCTGTCAATGAAG ATCCGTATGGCCAAGGAAGAGGGCGTGGTAGAGGGAGAGGGCGTGGTTGGGGAAGAGGTGGATATGGGAACTATCAAGGTGGATACGGCAACTACCAAGGTGGATATGGTCACTACCAAGGTGGATATGGCCACTACCAAGGTGGATCTGACAACTACCAAGGTGGACCTGGATATTATCAAG ATAATGGTGGATACTCAAATTGGGGAAGAGGAGGTGGGCGGAGTAGAGGCTGGGCCTACCGTG GAGCTGGATACGAAAGAGGCAGAGGTGGGGGCAGAGGTTATGGCCGTGGACGGGGGCGAATGGGTGGTCGCACAAGGGGCGGTGGAGGAAATCAGGCTTAG
- the LOC103502782 gene encoding glycine-rich protein 23-like isoform X1, whose product MDRYQKVEKPKPESPINENEIRITSQGAIRNYITYASTLLQEKRVREIVLKAMGQAISKAVAIAEILKKRISRLHQETAISSVSITDVWEPIEEGLVPVEMTRHVSMISITLSNGELNKNSPGYQAPHFVEQTKQQYNNQQPLPQPPPPRQPRVYHNAVNEDPYGQGRGRGRGRGRGWGRGGYGNYQGGYGNYQGGYGHYQGGYGHYQGGSDNYQGGPGYYQDNGGYSNWGRGGGRSRGWAYRGVSSNYYPPAGAGYERGRGGGRGYGRGRGRMGGRTRGGGGNQA is encoded by the exons ATGGATAGATACCAGAAGGTCGAGAAACCCAAACCCGAATCACCCATTAACGAAAATGAGATCCGAATCACTAGTCAAGGTGCCATTCGTAACTACATCACCTATGCTTCTACACTTCTTCAG gaaaaacgtgtcagagagatCGTCTTAAAAGCAATGGGTCAGGCAATCAGTAAAGCAGTGGCTATTGCAGAAATTCTAAAG AAGAGAATATCACGGTTGCATCAAGAAACTGCTATCAGCTCAGTTAGCATAACCGATGTATGGGAACCCATTGAGGAAGGTCTTGTACC GGTGGAGATGACTCGTCATGTCTCAATGATTTCAATTACATTATCCAATGGAGAGCTAAATAAAAATTCTCCAGG GTATCAAGCTCCACACTTTGTGGAACAGACAAAGCAACAATATAACAATCAGCAGCCGCTGCCACAACCACCACCACCCAGACAACCACGTGTTTATCACAATGCTGTCAATGAAG ATCCGTATGGCCAAGGAAGAGGGCGTGGTAGAGGGAGAGGGCGTGGTTGGGGAAGAGGTGGATATGGGAACTATCAAGGTGGATACGGCAACTACCAAGGTGGATATGGTCACTACCAAGGTGGATATGGCCACTACCAAGGTGGATCTGACAACTACCAAGGTGGACCTGGATATTATCAAG ATAATGGTGGATACTCAAATTGGGGAAGAGGAGGTGGGCGGAGTAGAGGCTGGGCCTACCGTG GCGTTTCAAGCAATTATTATCCTCCTGCAGGAGCTGGATACGAAAGAGGCAGAGGTGGGGGCAGAGGTTATGGCCGTGGACGGGGGCGAATGGGTGGTCGCACAAGGGGCGGTGGAGGAAATCAGGCTTAG